From a single Micromonas commoda chromosome 5, complete sequence genomic region:
- a CDS encoding predicted protein yields the protein MSAVSARPAAAGFAPRHLRRPQAARVMIPRAAGSGETPQKGTRPPRRTLPPREGRPPPASSAPSPPSTSGAAGEDIGAGARGGRGAATRGRGARGRGARGGRGGRGGRGRGRGREGDPNLSAEISKRIGVNQDLAKASKIDDVRFVVQKNGNAEAFNAVNVATAYSRLGRHVRDWERGTLDGAEWYLALERRARALTPEMSAWAASSVTWALGRTGRNPGAAFWVDLEAKLCTVADELEPQGVANVLWGLAALEHRASPRLRDALEAAAVKHCRFASKEGGRDVKRGPVRAPPRRDDRRRPNEGQSPGFKPYELTMMFWALTRLGDEPGMELRGLFEAQCGRQLHLLKPQELSMVASAYGRVERVAPLLAAVAEESVMRAGLNNFKPNEIANLMWGLAKVHARQLSDGVNFGDLDDRFALDDPEGFGALTRLLAPGVSGKALVRQDLLDVFVDEFSARAHEFTSGDMALSAWAIATLTAKPTRYETRFELDGDGSSATVEVAQANELPSKVAALEPIESAAVVRVKDFSPLDFANLLWAFAKLNHTPGDRFQAEFEEAVIEKISKFDAQVLANTVYAYAALQLPGARNVLPLIGLHFKDRLHEFKPRELLMVLWAFTRCSYDPGADAMARFERAMRPMTDNLAPDEVTQYLWASAVLKYRPTEGALRGFETRIVDCPSRFSGTPIALTLWAYATLNLPPPFAVMDRFGDELELSRADEFYPQDLSLGFWSAAVIMTQPKADDVPMVNALDTGARERVLRQMAKHLGSLGATSVSPEGLSAIYMAILAVEMHSPSLFAELKSNWGHLAAAAESSWRATKGKGPTVSKLQKAVGKTLDELGVEYESEKLVRGGLIRPDFVVKGKAKIVVEVDGPYHFSVEPSAASDAGEELEDWFGGGGGETPDALEKDRFGFGSVLRPLGGTILRNQLLSSWGWNVVTVSYRDWVKADNDTSGGAKREYLKGLLDQAGYSCLPKDDRGAGLAHTGRLGDRCPFFAVAGEFLSSSPNLDVGAAFGEGPGEPVSLPLSDPTSFMATWLKWWLALRSARISAFSSRSSFSSAIAASYSFSSSDFECSESTRIASARLTFASEAADATASRRNAASSVASSSRLDTSSGIPSHSPRSSRVVLS from the exons ATGTCGGCGGTTAGCgcacgcccggcggcggcggggttcgcgccgcgccatcTTCGTCGCCcgcaggcggcgcgggtgatgatccctcgcgccgcgggctcgggcgagACCCCTCAGAAGGGCACACGCCCTCCGAGACGGACGCTGCCCCCGAGGGAgggccgcccgccccccgcaTCGTCCGCACCGAGCCCCCCGTCCACGagtggcgcggcgggcgaggatatcggcgcgggtgctcgaggcggccgcggggcggcaacacgcggccgcggcgctcgaggccgcggcgctcgaggcgggcgaggcgggcggggtggacggggacggggacggggacgggagGGCGATCCCAACCTCAGCGCCGAGATTTCCAAGCGCATCGGCGTCAACCaggacctcgccaaggcgagcaagatcgacgacgtcagGTTCGTGGTGCAGAAAAACGGCAACGCGGAGGCGTTCAACGCCGTcaacgtcgccaccgcctaCAGCAGGCTCGGACGGCACGTGCGGGACTGGGAGCGGGGcacgctcgacggcgccgagtggtacctcgcgctggagcggcgcgcgagggcgctcacGCCGGAGAtgtcggcgtgggcggcgtcctcggtgACGTGGGCGCTCGGCAGGACGGGAAGAaacccgggcgccgcgttctgGGTCGACCTCGAGGCCAAGCTGTGCACGGtggcggacgagctcgagccgcAGGGCGTGGCGAATGTGTTGTGGGGGTTAGCCGCGTTGGAGCatcgagcgtcgccgcggcttcgcgacgcgctcgaggcggcggcggtgaaacACTGCAGGTTCGCGTCCAAAGAGGGCGGGCGTGATGTGAAGAGGGGCCCCGTTCGTgctccgccgaggagggacgaccgacgacggccgAACGAGGGCCAGTCTCCGGGGTTCAAGCCTTACGAGCTCACGATGATGTTCTGGGCGCTGACGCGGCTTGGGGACGAACCGGGGATGGAGCTCAGGGGACTGTTCGAGGCGCAGTGCGGGCGGCAGCTACACCTCCTCAAGCCACAGGAGCTATCCATGGTGGCGAGCGCCTACGGGCGCGTGGAGAGGGTCGCGCCGcttctcgccgcggtggccgaggAGAGCGTGATGCGCGCGGGCCTCAACAACTTCAAGCCGAACGAGATCGCGAACCTGATGTGGGGATTGGCCAAGGTTCACGCCAGGCAGCTCTCGGACGGGGTCAACTTCGGCGACCTTGACGATCGGTTCGCGTTGGACGACCCCGAGGGGTTCGGGGCGCTGACCaggctcctcgcgccgggcgtcaGCGGCAAGGCGCTCGTGCGGCAGGACTTGTTAGACGTCTTCGTGGACGAGTTCTCCGCCAGGGCTCACGAGTTCACCTCCGGGGACATGGCGCTGAGCGCTtgggcgatcgcgacgctGACGGCCAAACCCACGAGGTACGAGACCAGGTTCGAGCTGGACGGGGACGGCTCCTCCGCCACTGTGGAGGTTGCCCAGGCGAACGAACTTCCGAGCAaagtcgcggcgctggaacCAATCGaatccgccgccgtggtcAGGGTCAAGGATTTCTCCCCGCTGGACTTCGCCAACTTGCTCTGGGCCTTCGCCAAGCTGAACCACACGCCCGGGGATCGTTTCCAGGCGGAGTTCGAGGAGGCTGTGATTGAGAAGATATCCAAATTCGACGCTCAGGTGTTGGCCAACACGGTTtacgcgtacgccgcgcttCAGCTCCCGGGTGCCAGGAACGTCCTCCCCCTGATCGGACTTCACTTCAAGGACAGGCTGCACGAGTTCAAGCCGAGGGAGCTCCTGATGGTGTTGTGGGCGTTCACGCGCTGTTCGTACGACCCGGGGGCtgacgcgatggcgaggtttgagcgcgcgatgcgtcCGATGACGGACAATCTCGCCCCCGACGAGGTCACCCAGTACCTGTGGGCGTCCGCCGTGCTCAAGTACCGACCCACCGAGGGTGCCTTGCGCGGGTTCGAGACCAGGATCGTGGACTGTCCCTCGCGGTTCAGCGGCACGCCCATCGCGTTGACGCTGTGGGCGTACGCCACCCTGAATTTGCCGCCGCCATTTGCGGTGATGGACCggttcggcgacgagctcgagttGTCCAGGGCGGATGAGTTCTATCCACAGGATCTATCGCTCGGGTTCTGGTCAGCGGCGGTGATCATGACCCAACCGAAGGCGGATGACGTGCCGATGGTGAACGCGCTGGACACGGGCGCCAGGGAGCGCGTGCTGAGGCAGATGGCCAAGCACCTCGGTTCGTTGGGCGCGACTTCCGTTTCCCCGGAGGGTCTCTCCGCGATTTACATGGCTATTCTGGCGGTGGAGATGCACTCCCCGTCGCTCTTCGCGGAGCTAAAGAGCAACTGGGGTCatctcgcggccgcggcggagtcgtCGTGGAGGGCCACGAAGGGCAAGGGCCCCACCGTGAGCAAGCTGCAGAAGGCTGTGGGCAAGacgctcgacgagctcggcgtcgagtacGAGTCCGAGAAGCTCGTACGCGGGGGTTTGATTCGACCGGATTTCGTCGTGAAGGGAAAGGCGAAGATCGTCGTGGAGGTGGACGGGCCGTACCACTTCAGCGTcgagccgagcgcggcgtcggatgCGGGTGAGGAGCTGGAGGATTGGTTcggagggggcggcggcgagacacctgacgcgctcgagaaggATCGATTCGGGTTTGGGTCCGTGCTCAGGCCCCTCGGAGGCACGATCCTGCGAAACCAGCTGCTCAGTTCGTGGGGCTGGAACGTGGTCACGGTGTCCTACCGGGACTGGGTGAAGGCGGATAACGACACGTCGGGTGGAGCGAAGAGGGAGTACCTCAAAGGTCTGCTTGATCAAGCCGGTTACTC CTGCTTGCCGAAGGATGATCGAGGTGCTGGGCTGGCCCACACCGGCCGCTTGGGAGACCGCTGCCCCTTCTTCGCAGTCGCCGGCGAATTCCTCTCCTCCTCTCCAAAtctggacgtcggcgcggcttTCGGCGAAGGGCCCGGCGAACCGGTGTCGCTCCCGCTGTCCGACCCGACCTCGTTCATGGCCACCTGGTTGAAGTGGTGGTTAGCGCTGAGGTCGGCTCGCATCAGCGCGTTCTCCTCTCGAAGCTCCTTCAGCTCGGCCATCGCAGCCTCGTAttccttctcgagctccgaTTTTGAGTGCTCCGAGTCCACGcgcatcgcctccgcgcgcctcaCGTTCGCCTCcgaagccgcggacgccaccgcaTCGCGCAGgaacgccgcctcgtccgtcgcctcATCGAGCAGGCTGGACACCTCCTCCGGGATCCCGTCCCAttccccgcgctcctcgagggtgGTCCTCAGCTGA
- a CDS encoding predicted protein, whose product MPLDWPDQARFLEVIRSLRSASRSKLDEIVALARKDARKYYKHSVAILVKQIQVKKPRQRVPVLYAINSLCAAGDDDEVKKLFASRFSRDILKCVEAALKCPPQHLAGVRRVVVKWRRRSAFPPPIVAAAAALVGGYAGWDPSLIDNRDDDNKDSDGFDVDDYVPSSDECSDGEGEDKGMTAKDDGGDGADAKPSIDAADDEAGLTAAEPSPPVKVPRAKKVRAWGAAPKRPERPAVQSQNGGTHAQTGPTGTEAKPDDEPLAWNPPPPSAPIATNPASNPPPPASMAAARGGVIGAARGVIGAGVEGTAQVSRVASNSSPPRRRSPPAGPKKDRSSRGVAGAGKKGGGRDGDRGRDRRRSRDSGRREPKVEVDRWGDPVRRVSREPSADDGYGGGVDEPRRRSPPPPPAAARARSPPKVRSPPRARSSSPERRAPKKQKKRAPLPPSPEKKRTPPR is encoded by the coding sequence ATGCCGCTCGATTGGCCGGACCAGGCGCGGTTCCTGGAGGTgatccgcagcctccgcagCGCGTCACGGTCCAAGCTCGACGAGATCGTGGCGTTGGCGCGCAAGGATGCGAGGAAGTACTACAAGCACTCGGTCGCCATCCTGGTCAAGCAGATCCAGGTGAAGAAGCCGAGGCAGAGGGTGCCGGTGCTCTACGCGATCAACTCGctgtgcgcggcgggcgacgacgacgaggtgaaGAAACTGTTCGCGTCCCGCTTCTCCCGGGATATCCTCAagtgcgtcgaggcggcgctgaagTGCCCGCCCCagcacctcgcgggcgtgCGTCGGGTCGTGGTCAagtggaggaggcgctcggcgtttCCGCCCCcaatcgtcgccgccgccgccgcgctcgtcggcgggtaCGCGGGATGGGACCCGTCGCTCATCGATAACAGGGACGACGATAACAAGGACTCCGATGGattcgacgtggacgactacgtcccgtcgtcggacgagtgctccgacggcgaaggagagGACAAAGGGATgacggcgaaggacgacggcggagacggcgccgatGCGAAACCGTCaatcgacgccgccgacgacgaagccgggCTCACCGCGGCCgaaccctcgccgccggtgaagGTACCGCGGGCGAAGAAGGTACGCGCatggggcgcggcgcccaagagGCCCGAACGCCCGGCCGTCCAGAGCCAGAACGGGGGGACCCACGCGCAAACGGGACCCACCGGGACAGAGGCGAAGCCGGATGATGAGCCCCTCGCGtggaacccgccgccgccgtcggcgccgattGCGACCAACCCGGCTTCcaatccgccgccgccggcgtcgatggcggcggcgcgggggggggtgatcggggcggcgcggggggtgatcggggcgggcgtcgagggaacCGCGCAGGTATCGCGGGTGGCTTCGAACTCGTccccgcctcgacggcgctcgccgccggcgggacCGAAGAAGGATCGCTCCTCGAGGggggtcgcgggcgcgggcaaaAAAgggggcggccgcgacggggatCGCGGCAGggaccggcggcgatcgcgggacTCGGGAAGGAGGGAGCCCAAGGTGGAGGTGGACCGGTGGGGAGATCCCGTGCGGCGGGTGAGCCGCGAGCCGTCGGCGGATGACgggtacggcggcggggtggacgaaccccggcggaggtcgccgccgccgccgcccgccgccgcgagggctcGGTCGCCCCCAAAGgtgcgatcgccgccgcgggcgcgttcgtcgtcacCGGAGAGGCGCGCCCCGAAGAAGCAGAAGAAGCGAGCGCCTttgccgccctcgccggagaAGAaacggacgccgcctcgctgA
- a CDS encoding hypothetical protein (expressed; conserved uncharacterized protein) has translation MGKRRLQEEADDRRRRRLGDTDGCQNDYDGWKPPAGSSAPHPVARVAMSTVTPRDFFDRYVARRRPVVLTGGLEGTCWETAWKGWTDDALATCAARDDMVRVETRSSVTGAYGVGKYETMRFGDFVQRFRRGDETCYLTASPAAVDAQGRPQVAAPPASRLLGDANGGPPFRPKIAGKLVPANVNVWMGASADGASSGLHHDHHDNLYVLLRGTKRFELYAPSEICSMYTVGAPVAVHRNGRINYEESGRTRADGDDGSVAARVAAGAVNAAYAELEAAESAMANGEEGGAARVEAAERAVDAAMDDAAFTAAGGRGAEGDGDDGDDLDGDGFFGGHDDFDDVDDSDLDADVDSDEDEEENEDGGDGAGGDGAGRGAGGGGGAEADPPSFSRVDRDRLSEFPRFARAHASARVQTEIRAGEVLYLPAGWFHEVTSKGDGETNRHMALNYWFHPPAPGGEDASTYAFETPYGSRARQAMWEDDWAMWEELHQSSEAK, from the coding sequence ATGGGCAAGAGAAGGCTCCAGGAGGAGGCTgatgatcgccgccgtcgtcgtctgggAGATACGGACGGCTGCCAGAATGACTACGACGGATGGAAGCCGCCAGCGGGGAGCTCCGCGCCCCATCCCgtggctcgcgtcgcgatgagcACCGTCACTCCCCGAGACTTCTTCGACCGATacgtcgcgcgtcgtcggccggTGGTGCTCACCGGGGGTCTCGAGGGGACGTGCTGGGAGACCGCATGGAAAGGATGGACCGATGATGCgctggcgacgtgcgccgcgcgcgacgacatGGTCAGGGTCGAGACACGGAGCTCGGTGACCGGCGCGTACGGAGTTGGCAAGTACGAGACGATGAGGTTCGGGGACTTCGTCCAGCGCTTCagacgcggcgatgagacGTGCTACctgaccgcgtcgcccgcggcggtggacgcgcaaGGCCGCCCgcaggtcgccgcgccgcccgcgtccagaCTCCTCGGGGATGCCAACGGTGGGCCCCCGTTCAGGCCCAAAATCGCGGGCAAACTCGTCCCGGCGAATGTCAACGTGTGgatgggcgcgagcgccgacggcgcctcctcggggCTCCACCACGACCACCACGATAACCTGTACGTCCTACTGAGGGGAACCAAGCGTTTCGAGCTGTACGCGCCCTCGGAGATTTGTTCCATGTacaccgtcggcgcccccgtcgcggtgcATCGCAACGGTCGGATCAACTACGAGGAGAGCGgtcggacccgcgccgacggcgacgacggctcggtCGCGGCCAGGGTcgcggccggcgccgtgaacgccgcgtacgcggaactggaggctgccgagtcggcgatggcgaacggggaggagggcggcgcggcgcgggtcgaggctgcggagagGGCTGTGGACGCagcgatggacgacgccgcttttaccgccgcgggggggcggggcgccgagggcgacggggacgacggggacgatctcgacggcgacggattCTTCGGAGGTcacgacgacttcgacgacgtggacgactcggacctggacgcggacgttgactcggacgaggacgaggaggagaacgaGGATGGCGGGGATGGGGCTGGTGGGGATGGGGCTGGGCGcggggctggcggcggcggcggcgcggaggcggatcCACCCAGCTTCAGCCGCGTGGACCGCGACAGGCTGAGCGAGTTCCCGCGGTTCGCCAGGGCGCACGCTAGCGCGAGGGTGCAGACGGAGattcgcgcgggcgaggtgcTGTACCTCCCGGCGGGCTGGTTTCACGAGGTGACGTCGAAGGGGGACGGGGAGACGAACCGCCACATGGCGCTAAACTACTGGTTTcatcccccggcgccgggtggggaggacgcgtcgacgtacgCGTTCGAGACTCCCTACGGCAGCCGGGCCCGACAGGCGATGTGGGAGGACGACTGGGCGATGTGGGAGGAACTCCACCAGTCGAGCGAGGCAAAATAG
- a CDS encoding predicted protein, with translation MPAHNNQLPNAHFKKDWQGNAGACRVRTWFNQAGRKKSRRIAREKKAKAIFPRPTAGALRPVVRPPTQRYNFKTRLGRGFTLEELKAAGIPKKLAPTIGIAVDHRRRNRSEESLALNSKRLKEYKASLILFPRRTAKPKAGDSDAGELAMAKQFKGALMPITKEDKPLEMVSVTEEMKGFNAYQKLRTERMNVRQVGPRIKKAEEEAKKAEEEAKTAKMK, from the exons ATGCCCGCGCACAACAACCAACTGCCCAATGCGCACTTCAAGAAGGACTGGCAG GGTAACGCCGGTGCCTGCCGCGTGAGGACCTGGTTCAACCAGGCTGGTCGCAAGAAGTCccgtcgcatcgcgcgcgagaagaaggccaaggccatcTTCCCTCGCCCGACCGCCGGTGCCCTTCGCCCCGTCGTGCGCCCTCCCACCCAGCGGTACAACTTCAAGACCCGTCTCGGTCGTGGTTTCACCCTGGAGGAGCTTAAGGCTGCCGGCATCCCCAAGAAGCTTGCGCCCACCAtcggcatcgccgtcgaccacCGTCGTCGCAACCGCTCCGAGGAGTCCCTTGCG CTCAACTCCAAGCGCCTCAAGGAGTACAAGGCTTCCCTCATCCTCTTCCCCCGCCGCACCGCCAAGCCCAAGGCCGGCGATTCCGACGCGGGTGAGCTCGCCATGGCTAAGCAGTTCAAGGGTGCGCTCATGCCCATCACCAAGGAGGACAAGCCCCTTGAGATGGTGTCTGTGACCGAGGAGATGAAGGGTTTCAACGCCTACCAGAAGCTGCGCACGGAGCGCATGAACGTCAGGCAGGTTGGTCCCCGCAtcaagaaggcggaggaggaggctaagaaggcggaggaggaggctaaGACTGCCAAGATGAAGTAA
- a CDS encoding predicted protein, which translates to QGRDCLATLPTGFGKSMVYQLPAMWREEMDRPGVTVVVTPLLSLLRDQLRGCEDLDLNAAAWCGTADKRDTERIDRDLRLDADDGGPGIRLLYTTPESLGSNARLRDALRACARNGFLTSIAVDEAHCVASWGHDFRPAYLALKDFRDDVVGPGVPFQALTATATPRVKEQIVSALGLRDPALIATSLNRRNLRYEDVALAHLAAMAKETKERWPGSAGIVYARTRAECERLAALLQDKHDVDCEVFHAGRTGEALARTQGNWAGGDVHCVVATVAFGMGVDKADVRFVAHWGPPTTLEGLYQESGRAGRDSNPARCVMYVGSNELDELRKVTGGGGDAHAAVDAYARGVSRCRRVGLLEHFGERRAGGCGEGEERCDVC; encoded by the exons CAAGGACGCGACTGCCTCGCGACACTCCCGACGGGTTTCGGCAAGAGCATGGTGTACCAACTGCCCGCGATGTGGCGCGAGGAGATGGACCGACccggcgtcaccgtcgtcgtgaCGCCCCTCCTTTCGCTCCTGCGAGACCAGCTCCGGGGATGCGAAGATCTAGACCTGAACGCCGCTGCTTGGTGCGGGACCGCGGACAAACGCGACACGGAACGGATCGACCGAGaccttcgcctcgacgccgacgacgggggacCGGGAATTCGGCTCCTGTACACCACGCCGGAGAGCCTcgggtcgaacgcgcgcctccgcgacgcgcttcgAGCGTGCGCGCGCAACGGATTCCTGACGTCAatcgccgtggacgaggcgcacTGCGTCGCCAGCTGGGGCCACGACTTCCGCCccgcgtacctcgcgctGAAGGACTTCAGGGACGATGTCGTGGGTCCCGGCGTGCCCTTCCAGGCgctcacggcgacggcgacgccgagggtcAAGGAGCAgatcgtctccgcgctcggGCTCAGAGAcccggcgctcatcgcgacgtcgctgaACAGGCGCAACCTGCGGTACGAG gacgtcgccctggcgcacctcgcggcgatggcgaaggAGACGAAGGAGAGGTGGCCGGGTTCCGCCGGGATCGTGTACGCGAGAACCCGCGCGGAGTgcgagcggctcgcggcgctccttcAGGACAAACACGACGTGGATTGCGAGGTGTTCCACGCGGGACGTACCGGGGAGGCGCTGGCCAGGACCCAGGGGAACtgggcgggcggggacgtgcaCTGCGTCGTGGCGACGGTTGCGTTTGGGATGGGCGTCGACAAAGCCGACGTTCGGTTCGTCGCGCACTGGGGTCCGCCGACAACCCTGGAGGGACTGTACCAGGAGAGCGGACGGGCCGGGAGGGactcgaaccccgcgcgatGCGTGATGTACGTCGGGTcgaacgagctcgacgagctgaGGAAGGTGactggcggtggcggtgacgcgcacGCAGCCGTGGACGCGTACGCGCGAGGCGTCTCGCGGTGCCGGCGCGTCGGATTGCTCGAACActtcggcgagcgccgcgcgggcgggtgcggcgagggcgaggagagGTGCGACGTGTGC
- a CDS encoding predicted protein, translating into MSLLDYGRQDDLWRGDDYLFHHDRPESVQGQYASLKEEETLLRQARDRLARGNKSTQLSPYRPSREAYARWQAAVTIQKMWRGALGRQKAMDRWIAVYQIQRFWRGALVRYRMARWRGRPIGPVRKEKAARQRANERELARQKRAEERERRRLRENAEVNAILARVESVRRGVIQTPSASGTPRSSYGGFAYSPNSTFGSAPATEEPVTPTAMVLTPTSTMRSDAPSIDPMPGQTMEVPIQMRDGSVQMLPVMVMPQDSAHRKQRNASVEETANFLMSLASSKASGIGEVESTKFLMELADRTLRMPTPDVDLGSTVASTSISLASPGRNAGLGDTPATPTKPTPPPAAMSARRSHPGSLRGVYQRVKERASGDPSRTADGDASGAGAARRDSFLSVPEGPSSAPPSASRRNNNLPPDMDDYATYVSPEPTPPPQPQRRPRERFAEAVEDATKAAKAREVTARAGEVAAAATAAESTSSPEAAKIAELQGLIAELDAVQRELLHEIHAEFPEVESAARRSTRRPPAAQLSAPGPPREISFAPTPSPVRAMRERRKAAEEEDAMERYAAMLAGTMEREREAGGGTAGGGVSPAHYDPKPAHSGRARPAARFTPASASRRSSLGSVHGSAGATPARRRPGSRDPGMAAAAAARRRAIEVEDEEEARISQRLGRVYLAGESRTRHANALVSKYAVNGRAGESMGDSGRRGGAARAGSRGSPASILDTLRSDASDPYEAYESHSYSSHKPAGIGNFWEIRQGIAREFHSGH; encoded by the coding sequence ATGAGTCTGTTAGATTACGGCCGCCAGGATGACCTGTGGCGTGGGGATGATTATCTGTTTCATCACGATCGTCCGGAGAGCGTCCAGGGTCAGTACGCCTCGttgaaggaggaggagacgctgCTGAGGCAGGCCCGAGACCGGCTGGCGCGTGGGAACAAGAGCACGCAATTATCGCCGTACAGGCCAAGTCGCGAGGCCTACGCGCGCTggcaggcggcggtgacgatcCAAAAGATGTGGCGCGGGGCTCTGGGGCGACAGAAGGCCATGGATAGGTGGATTGCCGTGTATCAGATCCAGCGCTTCTGGCGAGGTGCGCTGGTCCGGTACAGAATGGCGAGGTGGCGGGGTCGCCCGATCGGGCCGGTGCGAAAGGAAAAGGCTGCCAGGCAACGAGCCAACGAGCGGGAGCTCGCGAGGCAAAAGCGGGCGGAAGAGCGGGAGCGAAGGAGACTTCGAGAGAACGCGGAGGTGAATgcgatcctcgcgcgcgtggagagCGTCAGGCGCGGGGTCATTcagacgccgtcggcgagcggcACCCCGAGATCGTCCTACGGCGGCTTTGCCTACTCGCCCAACTCCACCTTCGGTTCCGCGCCTGCCACGGAGGAGCCggtgacgccgacggcgatggtgctaacgccgacgtcgacgatgcgGTCAGATGCGCCGTCGATAGATCCGATGCCCGGTCAGACGATGGAGGTCCCGATACAGATGCGCGACGGCTCCGTGCAGATGCTCCCGGTGATGGTCATGCCGCAGGACTCGGCGCACAGGAAGCAGCGCAACGCGTCGGTCGAGGAGACGGCGAATTTCCTCATGAGCCTCGCCAGCAGTAAGGCCTCAGGCATCGGGGAGGTGGAGTCCACGAAGTTCTTGATGGAGCTCGCGGATCGGACCCTGAGGATGCCCACGCCCGACGTGGACCTCGGCTCGACGGTTGCGTCCACGTCGATCtcgttggcgtcgccgggtaGGAACGCCGGGCTCGGGGAtacaccggcgacgccgaccaagcccacgcccccgcccgcggcgatgagcgcgcgacgatcgcatCCAGGGAGCCTCAGGGGGGTGTACCAAAGAGTGAAGGAGAGGGCTTCGGGCGACCCGAGTCGAACGGCTGATGGGGACGCGAGCGGTGCAGgtgccgcgcgacgcgattcGTTCCTCTCGGTGCCCGAGGGTCCGTCGAGCGCCCCGCCCAGCGCGAGCCGGCGCAACAACAACCTCCCTCCCGACATGGACGATTACGCCACGTACGTGTCGCCCGaacccacgccgccgccgcagccgcagcgaCGTCCCCGGGAGCGtttcgcggaggcggtggaggacgcgacaaaggcggcgaaggcgcgggaGGTCACCGCGAGAGCCGGcgaagtcgccgccgccgccaccgccgccgagtcgacgtcttcgccggAAGCCGCCAAGATCGCGGAGCTGCAGGGTCTgatcgcggagctcgacgcggtccAGCGTGAGCTCCTGCACGAGATCCACGCCGAGTTCCCCGAGGTTGaaagcgcggcgcggcgatcgacgcgtcggccgccggcggcgcagctGTCGGCGcccggtccgccgcgggagatatcgttcgcgcccacgcccagCCCGgtccgcgcgatgcgcgagcggcgaaaggcggcggaggaggaggacgccatgGAACGGTACGCCGCGATGCTGGCCGGGACGATGGAGAGGGAGCgagaggcgggcggcggcacagctggcggcggggtTTCACCGGCTCATTATGACCCTAAACCGGCTCATTCGGGCAGGGCTCGACCGGCCGCGAGGTtcacgcccgcgtccgcgtcgaggcgatcCAGCCTCGGGTCCGTGCAcgggtccgcgggggcgaccccggcgcggcggcggccgggttCTCGGGACCCCgggatggccgccgccgccgccgcgaggcgtcgcgccatcgaggttgaggacgaggaggaggcgcggatATCCCAGAGGCTGGGTCGGGTGTACCTGGCGGGCGAGAGCAGGACGCGACACGCCAACGCCTTGGTGTCCAAGTACGCGGTCaacgggcgcgcgggcgagtcgATGGGTGATtccgggaggcgcggcggggcggcgcgcgcggggagtcGGGGATCGCCGGCTTCCATCTTGGACACGCTGAGGTCGGATGCTTCGGACCCTTACGAGGCGTACGAATCGCACTCCTACAGCTCGCACAAGCCTGCGGGCATCGGCAATTTCTGGGAGATTAGGCAAGGAATCGCGAGGGAGTTTCACAGCGGACACTAG